The nucleotide window tcagggaggaggaggaggaggaggaagaggaggaggagaagagctgCCTCTCAGCTGATGTCATCTGATGGGTCCCATCTGATGGGACCTGCTTGGAGATTGCCCAAGCTGAGGGGATCCacttgctccccagccccaggacgTGGTGGGATCCCACCCTGGCATCAccaacagcacagagctgcagcaccttgtCCCGGGGGGGTTTGACCCCGAGggtccttctcctcctgccagaTGTCAAatattgcccccccccccagacaccCATGGGGACACCattctgctgcccccagcacccagcacagggaccttggctcctctgctgcacaggGGACATCTGGGCAGGGGGATGGGGGATCTAAATGCTGGATCTTTCTGATGCCCACTTGTagcagaggggtgggagagcacaggaggtttgggaaggggggaagggaagggggtaCAGGTCCCCTGAGCACTCAGCTCccacccctggcaccctcctTGCCACCATGGGCAGCCTCTATGGAGCTCTGGCCCACGCTTCACCCTCgctgcatccctggggctgtcccaggcagggctggggaacaTCTGgatctctcctcctgcctctcttgCCCTTGCTGCTTCCCCCCACCACCCTGGGTGGGGTTGGGAGGTTTTCCATGGTGACCCTTGGAGTTTGGTGGCCCAGGCAGAGGACAGCTTCTCCCACCCAGCTTTagggctccctggagcctaTGTCATCCCTGAGGACAATCCCAAGGATGCtttcctgggctgggagggaggggaggtggggagagctcagggcctgcagccagctctgagggGCTGGCCCCTGGGTCCAGCCGTGCTGGAAACGACCCTCTTGGTGTcatgaggggaggctggggtggggaaggaggggagatgCCATCAGctcggggaggggaggggtagAGGTGGtcaggtggctgtgctgggagcctggggcaggccatGGGCCCAGTGTGTCCTGGGGTTAGCCAGGAGCTGAGCTATTTATATCAGAGCTCCTGGCCCCTGCCCGTGGTGACTCAGAGCCGTGGCCAGGGCCAGATGGAAACATGTTTTGAAGATGCCCTAATGGGAGGGTGGGGACAAGggaccctccctgccagcatccccagctgcctgtccccctgctcccccccgagctgctcctcccaggcaaaCCCCACGGGGGTGACACCTGGGACCTCGTGGCCAGGGCTTGGGTTGGCACAAGCCTCCCTGTCCCACTGCCTCACCCCAGGGACCCCAAACCCATCCCCAGACCCCACCCAGGGCttgagggagagctggggatggcaggagctgcaaaagcagggctccagccagctGTCCCCAGAGGTGGTGGCAGTGTCCCCAGAGAGGGTGATAACATCCCCAAAGGGGGTGATGATGTCCCCAGAGGTAGTGGCAGTGTCCCCAAAGGGGGTGGCAGTGTCCCCAACGGGGGTGGCAGTGTCCCCAAGCCCCACGggggtttttcttccccctggctttgccctggctggcagccgGGGTGGAGGCTGCAGGACAGTTGGGGGCCCCGCACCCCCCGCCGGGGTCAGGGCTCCCCGGGGCCGTGGGAGGGAGCAGCCGGGCAGGTCGGTGCCTGCCGCCGGGAGCGGGGCCCCGCGGGGCCCGGCTGCTGCTGACGCCAGGGGAAGGGGCCCCTGTCTGCCAGGGCGGGGTGACCGCGGGGCTCCCACCCCCCTCGCGGCACCCTGGGtgtcctccaccagcacccacgaGCGCGGGGACCGACCGGGATGCGCTGGGCCCTGCGCGgccctccctctgcctgctctccctccctcccgtgCCCGTCCTTCTCCCGTGCCCGTCCTCCTCCCGTGCCCGTCCTTCTCCCGTGCCCGTCCTCCTCCCGTGCCCGTCCTCCTCCCGTGCCCGTCCTCCTCCCGTGCCCGTCCTTCTCCCGTGCCCGTCCTCCTCCCGTGCCCGTCCTTCTCCCGTGCCCGTCCTCCTCCCGTGCCGGCTGCCTGCCCTCGGCCCCACGCCGGTGAGCCGAGTGCCCACGGCCTCGGCCCTTCCTTGCCcaggctctgtgccctgcctgtgcccctcgATGGCACACATCCCGACGGGGCCATGTGTGGAGGGAGTCACCACTCGCCCCCTCTGTCCCCTATGGAGGAGAGGTCCCCGGGACCCCAAGTACGGACTCTAGAGCAGGGCCATGTGGGTCAGGCCCAGCAGGGGACACTCAGCCAGGACACAGGGGGGGTCCAGGTGTCCCCCCGCAGGTCACCCCGGGGCTGGGACACAGGTAAGAGGGAAGCCCCGGGTTGGATggggggcacacacacagagaagggGCTGTCCGCAGGGTTGGACTACAGGGGGGACTacaaagggggggagggggtgcggGGGGTACCCCGAGGCTGTGACGTCACCGTGGGCTTGGCTTGGCGGGGTGGGGCGGAGCGGACAGGGGATCCCCGGGGCTCGGGGCCGCGGCGGCAGCGCGGAGCCCgtcggggggctgcgggggctcGGTGCGGCACTGCGGGCGCCGGGGGCTGCCCGgcccgccccggcccggccctgcccaccccaccATGACCATGAGCTCCGTAGCCGAAAGCCTGCTGGGACCCGACCCCTCGAAAGCCGCTTTCCTGGAACTCGCCCACCCCTCACCGCCTCACTACCCGCTCCACGGGCTCCATCCCACCGCTCACCCCCAGCACGACCCAGCGCCTTTCGCTTCCTACGGGCGACCCGGGCCCTACCCCTATTCCAGCGgtgcccccccgccccctcacGGAGGTCCCTACCTGCCCTACCCGGCCCCCAGTGCTCAGCATCCCCCGGCCGGGCTGGCCCCCGGCAACCGGCTGCAGGACGCAGGTAAGGTGGGCtcgaggtgctgggtgctgcacaaaCCTCCCCCCCGCTCCATCCCCGGGCACTCACCGACCGGGCAGCGACCGGGAGTTACCGGGAATCGTCGGGACGGAGCCGTCGGAAGCGCGTTGGGGCTGCGCCGGCGCTCCAGGGCAacggggatgagaagctggggcCGAAGCTGGGGGGGAGAGCCCTGAGGAGACCCCCGAGGGTGTTGTGTGTCCCCCCACCCTGATCTCAGAGCGCCTGGAGCCCAGTGCGGAGGGGGAGCTGTGGGACTGCAAGAAACCCCCCGGGGATGGGGAGCATCAGAGCCCCAACTGCCCCTATCCTGCCCCCTGagaccctcagctgcccccaTCTTGTGTTCTGAGAGCCCCAACTGCCCCTGTCCTGCACCCTGGGACCCTCAGCTGCCCTCATCTTGTGTTCTGAGAGCCCCAactgcccccatcctgccccctgAGACCCCTATCCCATTCCCTGAGGTCCCCAACTGCCCACATTTGGCACCCTGAGACTCGCATCCCTCCCCCTAAGAATCTTGGCTGCCTTCATCCTGCCCCCTGAGACCCCCAGCTGCCCACACTCTGCTTCCTCAGGCCCCTATCCCACCTCCTGAGACCCTCAGCTGCCCTCATTCTGCACCCTCAGGCCCCTATCCCACCCTCTGAGACCCTCAGCTGCCCTCATTCTGCACTTTAAGATCCCCAGCTGCCCACATTCCACTCCCTGAAGCCCACATCCCACTCCCTGAGACACCCAACTGCCCACATTCTGCACCCTAACACATCCATCCAGCCCTTTTGAGACCCCCAGCTGCCCACATCCTGCCCCCGAGAcctccccctcccaggctgggcagactCTTTTCTCTGCCCCCACCACCAGCAcgctgcagcctcagctccctgccctgccccctccccattcCCCACAGTCTTCCCTAAAACCTGATACAAGAaactgggagctgagctgccccatAGAGAAGCAACCCCTGGGGTGCCTCAGCGAGGGGTCCTGAGCCCCACAGAGCCCCCCCAGGCCTCGCTGGACCCTCCATCAACTCTGAAGGGCCCTGGCTGTGGCCAGAGCAGCctggtggcagaggtgcacagacACCTTCACCACCGTGCCCCACACCCACCCAAGCcacccccctgctgctgagctggggaccACCTTGTCCCTGGTGCCACTCTGAGCCCCAGTGGGGTCTTGCCCCACAAGAATCACCCCAAGGATGCTCAAAGGGGAGCAAATGGTCCAGGATGGGGCCCCAGACCTCACAGCAAAAGGGTGCTTgaggccttgctgcagcccaggggagcaGTGTGCCCACAGCAAGAGCCCctgggggttggggagggggagtcTGTTCTACTGCTCCCCTTCCATCACCCCATGGGGGTCTGCCCAGGCTCCCCATCGAGCCTGTGCCCTGTCCACTCTGGGGCTTGCTCTGCTACtgatccttcccttcctcctcctgctttacCCAGGGCTTAAACCAAACCAGCACAACAACAGCAGgtccaccccccacacccccctccccaccttgcttctccccccccccccccccccaaaactaaCTTCCATAAagccaaccccagctcccacaaagccaaacccaccacagcctcccccagggccctggtggggctgctttgggcttggtttgtttgggttgggtccCAGCAGGTCGATGTTAACTTTctgctccttttcccctcccccccccgccctccccagcccacgAGAAGCCCCCGGCCCTCCCCAGCGGGGAGCTGCGCATCAACGGCAAGGGGAAGAAGCTGCGCAAGCCGCGCACCATCtactccagcctgcagctgcaagcCCTCAACCAGCGCTTCCAGCAGACCCAGTACCTGGCGCTGCCCGAGCGAGccgagctggctgcccagctggggctcaCCCAGACCCAGGTACGACCCCTAAAGGGAGCAAGGGGATGCTGCTCCTCGCCCTGAGGTCGCAGCGTTCAGGCTGCTCACCTCCCCACCGCTGGCTGCTCACCTCCCCACCGCTGGCTGCTCACCTCCCCACCGCTGGCTGCTCACCTCCCCACCGCTGCTCCTCACCCCgaggctgcagcctctgggggGCTCAAGCCCATcactggctgctcctcaccctcagGCTGTACCATTTTGGGGGGCCCAAGCCCATCACTGCTCCTGAGGCTGCACCATTTGGGGGGGCTCACACCCACTGCTGTCTGCTCCTGAGGCTGCACCATTTGGGGGGCTCAAGCATATCACTGCTCCTGAGGCTGCACCATTTGGGGGGGCTCAAGCCCATCACTGGCAGCTCCTCATCCTGAGGCTGCACCATTTGGGGGGCTCAAGCCCACCActggcagctcctcaccccGAGGCTGCACCATTTGGGGGGGCTCAAGCCCATCACTGCTCCTGAGGCTGCACCATTTGGGGGGGCTCATGCCCACCACTGGCAGCTGCTCACCCTGAGGCTGCACCATTTGGGGGGGCTCATGCCCACCActggcagctcctcaccccGAGGCTGCAccttttggggggtggggggtccgTTCACGCCCATCTTTGCACCGGGAGTGACTCCGGATTAAGCCTGCACCGCGGTGCTGGGGCGCAGCTGGCCCCGCGCCGAGGCGAGCTGTGCCACGGCGGGGGAACTGGCGCCGGTGGGCCCCCGGGGCTCAGGTTTGGGGTGCTCCTGCTCACACCTCCCAGAGGCACTGGGACTTTCCCAGCCccggagcctggctgctggcccgGCCGTGCCCGGCGCTGGGCGGCGGGACGGGGCGAGTGGGTTTTTGAAGGCGATGGGGAGAGACAGGCAGGCGGCAGCGGGTGCAGCCCGGAGCCAGGGGCGAAGCGAACTCataaagctggggaagaggagacaaGTGGGAACCTGCCGGCAGCGCGGGGGGAAGGACCGCGGGGAGGAATGAGCAGGGGCCACCACCCCACCGTGCCGCGCCGCACCCCGACCCAGCCCCGGCATGACtcggggaggaagggggggcaCAGCCCGCGCTGGAAGCGGGgatgtgcagggggctgggggtcttTGGGGGTTGCTTTCCATTTATTGCGCGCTCGTTTCGGCTCCCCCTGCCTCTTCCCAccctctctcctccagctgcccgTAGTGGAGAGGTGGTTCGGGGagggctgagctcagagctcGGCTTATCTCGCAGACCCCCACGCCAAAATCCATTGCACCAGCCCCCAGGAAAGATGCAAACGGTGGCAATGGGGAACCCCCGAGGGGTGAAGATTGGCCacagacccctccccatcctccccccactcagccctctctctctctgtctgtctcccAGGTGAAGATCTGGTTCCAGAACAAGCGCTCCAAGTACAAGAAGATCAtgaagcagggctccagcctgcCCGACGGGGAGCAcctccacaccaccaccacctccctctccccctgctcccccaacatCCCCCCGCTCTGGGACATCCCCCTGCCGGGCAAAGGGCCccccctggcccccagcagcTACATCAACAGCTTTGGAGCCTGGTACCAGCCACATCCACAGGACACCATCCCCCGGGCTCCCATGATGTGATGCTGCCACGGCTCCAGCACCTACCACCTCCAGGAGGACCAGCAAGGGGGGGGGTGCAACCCCCCAAGTGACTGTGGAGCCCTGGGGGACCCCAGTGAACggagaaggaggaaggtgaCCACGGTCTGCAGGAACCTGGGGATCAGCTGCTCTGTCAGGGTCTGAAGCGAGACAGCTCCGGCAGAGCCCAGCGCTCCCACCCTGGTGGGACAGGACTTGGCCTCCAGCAGAAGTTCTGGGACCCTCTGTTCATGGACATGgagcttggggtggggggggaccccaagaggggctggggagtcCCCAGaaccccccagcctggctttattTATAAATACTGTCTGTTATTGTATGTGcctcccctccaccaccaccacctctttcccctccccttatAAATAGGCTGAACTCTTGTGAAGGACTTCACGGCTCCTCCATCCCTTCTGACTCCCTCTGTCCCCAGTTCGGGGGGACACACTGCTCCTCAGAGGCTGCCAAAGCTCCTGGGAGAACAGCCCcacggggctggggggcacgggaggagggggctggctgtcccccccctccccaaccccaaacatctgTGCAGGACCTGTTGCTATTTCCAGGCTGTGCAGCGGGGATGCAATTATGGTAATTGTGGAGCTGGGCCCCTCGGTGAGGGGCTTCTCGCCTCCTCCAGGGGTAATTATGGGCAATTTGGAGCTGTTGAAGATGTCTCCTTTCATGGGGAGGggattggggggagggggagacgTGGGGCAGATCGGGTCTGGGGTTGCTGCCCCACGTCTCCATCCGCCCCTTAAATCCCTGGCCTTGGGAGTGAGAGCAttgggggacctggggggagggggaggagagggtttttttctctcctccctttgtGCTTTGTGGAGGCCAAAGCCAGGCtagaaaagacattttcatCATTGCCCACCTttcccaagccctgctcagTGGTTGTCCCCCCGTGGTGGGGGGCAAGACCCCCGCTGGAGTCCTCCCCCAGCAGAGATTTGGTGCAGTGAGGCCCTCCCAAGGTTTCCTCCACTGCACAAACATCCCATGGCCTTCACTCCAGGTATTCCCTACCTCTTATTCCCCCCTCTCCAAGGGGTCTCTTCGTGCCCTCAGGATGATGCTTCCCATGCCAGCTggcaagggcagggagggagcggTGCCGTGGTGCCACCCACAGCTCTGTCCTCTCTTTGGGGGACAGAATTTTTTCCCACCCCTTGGCTCCCACCTGAGGAGGTCAATGGTAGGTGGGagatgggcagggctggagggctgggagcaTTGGAATGATGTGtcccaggctggatgtcagcTCTGGGTCCCAggggggctgccagctctgggtccCAGGGGGGATGGAATCTCTGGGGtcccaggctggatgtcagaTGTGGGTCCCAGGGGGGCTGTCAGCTCAGGGTCCCAGGGGGGCTGTCAGCTCTGGGtcccaggctggatgtcagcTCTGGGTCCCAGGGGGGATGTCAGCTCTGGGtcccaggctggatgtcagcTCAGGGTCCCAggggggctgccagctctgggtccCAGGGGGACTGTCAGCTCAGGGTCCCAGGGGGGCTGTCAGCTCTGGGtcccaggctggatgtcagcTCTGGGTCCCAGGGGGACTGTCAGCTCTGGGTCCCAggggggctgccagctctgggtcccaggggggctgccagctcagggTCCCAGgggggctgccagctcagggTCCCAGGGGGGCTGTCAGCTCTGGGTCCCAGGGGGACTGTCAGCTCTGggtccctgctggcagctgcagggctgaacACGAGGCCTTGTTGCTCTGCCAGGTGGTTTGAGCCCTCAGCTGAGAGCTTTGGGGGGTTGCTGACCTCAGTGGCACACAGGCAAAAGAtgtccccagctgtgccctgtggtggccatggaggtgttgcagcGGTGGCAGGTAGAGGGCATGGACCCCATGGGCTGGCTCAGCCCCACGGGGGACAGCATGGCTGGGACCTACTGCAGTGCACTCCCCAGGCATGATTTGTGGTGCCCCCTGCccggggtgcccaggtggggatggatccagcagaagcagggcaaaACTGGGTCTcttttcctgcagtgctggagcccaccccccccaccaagGCTTCAGGGAGGATTTGCTGTGGCAGAAAGGAGAAGGTGGCACGCAGAGAGGGGGAAGCCCAGCTCCTCACGGCGGGGGTTGGCCCCGGGCAGGGGccgtggggctggaaggggcagaGCTCCTCGGGCAGTgaccctccagccctgggaaggggctgaagcACGGCGGGGTCCCAGGTGCAGAGGGCTcctgggaggctcagggggctgcTGTTGAGGAGCTGGGTGCTGAACACTGTCCCAGCCCTTGCGCGTGTGGGGGGTGACCTCCCTCAGAGCCCGGGGGGGGGTCGGTGGAGGCTCAGCAGGGTGGCATGCCCGGCACGGGAAGGCTCGGGTGGgctgggagaagcaggaggcagaggccgCTCGGCTGTCCCGACAGATGTGCTGCCAAggacctgcagccagagccactCGCAGGTCCTGTCTTGCAGCGGCAGGGacgcagcagccctgggctcccgGAGCCAGGATCGGGCCCGCCCGCTGCCGGCGGGGCAGCTGCGGGGGCAGCTGGTGCCCAGACCCCCCCACCTTCACCCCTgggtcccctcctgccccctcctgccctgacACATGCCAGCAGATCCCACCTAGGGCTAAGAAATTCCCGCTGCAGCCTATCTCTGGGCACCCAGGGGTGCCCCACTGCCACCTGCCTGCACTCAGGTCCTCCTTGGCACCATCCCatgggatgggggtggggataGGGATGGGTCCTGAGGAGGGGGGTCTGGGGACTGGCTTGACCCTTTGCTCCTGGATAGTGACCCCTCTGGCCTCTGTGCACTGGGAGAGGGCATCGCTGATTTCCTTctggctctcctccaggctagcaccgctggcactgccctgctccactggcTACAGGGCGCcttggtgggggaaaaaaaaccaagagccccctccccagacaTCCCAGGGTGGTGGGGGTTAGCCCACTGGGTGGAGGACATCCCCCTGGGTGACAGGGATGTCCCCAGGCTTCTTGAggtccctctcccctcctggcACCGTAAATCCAACTGAGCCTCTTCAGATGGCCAGGGCAGGtgtgggcactggggggggaTTTCCTGTGCCCTTCCCAAGCAGGGTGATGGGACATGGCCCAGGGTGAGGCAGAGAGGTGCCCAGAGCCACCCAGAGGCATTTCTGCCTTGCTTTCCAGGGCTGGAAACACTGAGAGAGCCTTGGCAggtggcagtgccctggctgGTGGTGATGCCGTGGCTGGTGGTAGTGTTGTAGCAGgtggcagtgccctggcaggtggcagtgccctggctgGTGGCAGTGTTATGGCAggtggcagtgccctggctgGTGGCAGTTCTGTGGCAggtggcagtgccctggctgGTGGCAGTGTTATGGCAGGTGGCAGTGCCGTGGCTGGTGGCAGTGTTATGGCAGGTGGCAGTGCCGTGGctggtggcagtgctgtggcaggTGGCAGTGCcgtggctgctggcagtgttatggcaggtggcagtgccatggctggtggcagtgctgtggcaggtggcagtgccctggcaggtggcagtgccctggctggtggcagtgctgtggcaggTGGCAGTGCcgtggctgctggcagtgttatggcaggtggcagtgccctggctggctggtggcagttctgtggctgctggcagtgccctggcaggTGGCAGTGCTATGGATGATGGCAGTTCTGTGGCAggtggcagtgccctggctgctggcagtgccgtGGCTGGTGGCAGTGTTATGGCAGgtggcagtgccctggcaggTGGCAGTGCCGTGGCAGGtggcagtgccacagctgcccagcGTTGCTCcttggccccagctgccacgtGCTGGGTTAGCCaagagccagggaggggatggggccGTGGTGGATGCCAGGCCAGGCcgtgggcaggctgctgcccccacgctttgtgctggcagggaggtgacGCAAGCCGCTGGCAGCGGCGTGTTGCAACGGGCAGGAAACCTGTGCCCcgctggcagggctgtgtgccaggGGGCACAGGCCACTGCTGCCCTATGGGCTGGACCTAGAGGGGTGGGAAACCACATCTGAGCTCTcatcctgctcacagcccctggGGGAGATGCCCTCCAAGGGGCTGGGTGTCCCCACCTTGGTGCCAGCCTCCATCCccgctgctggcaggggggaaCTGGGAGAACTGGGGGAACTGGTGTGCTGAGgagtggccatggcactgctgggaggagcagggtgaAGGCCTCACCCTGGGGGGCTCCTGCCTCTGGCTCCCAGgcctgatgctgctgctgagagcacaccTGAGCGTCGGCCACCGGCAGGAGGGTTGAGCTTGTCCCTGGGGAGggtcctgcagcccctttcgggaggctctgggggtcttggccagctgtgggctggcagagctgtgggtggCGCTGGCGATGAGCCCCCTCTGGGCCGCTGGAggtggggctgaggagcagggggaaggcagTCAGGAGGGgctgaagccagcactgccGCAGCTCCTCGGGCAGGTGCGAGGGGCTCCTACGAgcagtccccccccccccccagcctgtgcctgctgcaagcCCCCggccacccccagctccatgAGGTCTCTGGGACGTGCTCCGTGGCCAGGAGGGAGGAACGGGGGAcaagagggctgggagggggctccGTGAGCACCGTGCCCCATCCC belongs to Dryobates pubescens isolate bDryPub1 chromosome 36, bDryPub1.pri, whole genome shotgun sequence and includes:
- the DLX4 gene encoding homeobox protein DLX-4, with amino-acid sequence MTMSSVAESLLGPDPSKAAFLELAHPSPPHYPLHGLHPTAHPQHDPAPFASYGRPGPYPYSSGAPPPPHGGPYLPYPAPSAQHPPAGLAPGNRLQDAAHEKPPALPSGELRINGKGKKLRKPRTIYSSLQLQALNQRFQQTQYLALPERAELAAQLGLTQTQVKIWFQNKRSKYKKIMKQGSSLPDGEHLHTTTTSLSPCSPNIPPLWDIPLPGKGPPLAPSSYINSFGAWYQPHPQDTIPRAPMM